A DNA window from Ipomoea triloba cultivar NCNSP0323 chromosome 10, ASM357664v1 contains the following coding sequences:
- the LOC116032121 gene encoding auxin response factor 1-like, whose amino-acid sequence MAHVVANQFNKGAYPASPHDPLYKELWHACAGPLVTLPREGERVYYFPQGHMEQLEASTHQGLDQQLPSFNLPAKILCKVMNVFLRAEPETDEVYAQVTLLPEPEQSEVTSPDPPLPEPEQCNVHSFCKTLTASDTSTHGGFSVLRRHADECLPPLDMSQQPPWQELVSTDLHGNEWHFRHIFRGQPRRHLLTTGWSVFVSAKKLVAGDAFIFLRGENGELRVGVRRLMRQLNNMPSSVISSHSMHLGVLATASHAINTGTLFSVFYRPRTSRSEFLVSVNKYFEAQNHKLSVGMRFKMRFEGEEVPERRFSGTIVGVEDNPSSRWPDSKWRSLKVQWDEPSSIVRPDRVSPWEIEALVTSTPQILQPPQRNKRARPANLPPSISEFSALGTWKSPVDSPSSFPYCDTSRGTDLFPSPKLSSGSKVNNLAYSENGSLPPVSSRSMCCSNQPETDSTAPVSEKKQANGYRLFGIQLMDHSTVRDTSLTAPQPMVEDCPVLCLDSESDQHSEPSNPTRSEVPEVSFEHEKSSLRSPNESHSKQIRSCTKVHMQGKAVGRAVDLTRFEGYEDLLRKFEEMFEIKGELCGSIKKWQVVYTDDEDDVMMVGDDPWHEFCNMVRKINIYTIEEAKMLSPKIKLPVNEVKSSKPVSDSSVGTEELV is encoded by the exons ATGGCTCACGTTGTGGCAAATCAGTTTAATAAAGGAGCTTATCCAG CTTCTCCACATGATCCTTTGTACAAGGAACTCTGGCATGCTTGTGCTGGACCACTTGTGACACTTCCAAGGGAAGGAGAAAGGGTTTATTATTTTCCACAAGGTCATATGGAACAG CTTGAAGCATCCACCCATCAGGGATTGGATCAGCAACTTCCTTCATTTAACTTACCAGCTAAGATTCTGTGCAAAGTTATGAATGTTTTTCTTCGG GCTGAACCTGAGACAGATGAGGTGTATGCTCAAGTAACTCTGCTTCCTGAACCAGAG CAAAGTGAGGTCACAAGCCCTGATCCTCCTCTCCCTGAACCAGAACAATGTAATGTCCATTCATTTTGCAAGACACTCACTGCATCTGATACAAGCACCCATGGTGGATTCTCTGTTCTTCGGCGGCATGCAGATGAGTGTTTGCCCCCACTG GATATGTCACAACAGCCACCGTGGCAGGAATTGGTTTCTACGGATCTTCATGGCAATGAATGGCATTTTCGCCACATTTTCCGAG GTCAACCTAGGCGCCACTTGCTCACAACAGGGTGGAGTGTTTTTGTTAGTGCGAAGAAATTGGTTGCTGGAGATGCTTTCATCTTCCTCAG GGGGGAAAATGGGGAGCTTCGAGTTGGAGTCAGAAGGCTAATGAGACAGCTGAACAATATGCCATCTTCTGTTATATCAAGTCACAGTATGCATCTGGGAGTTCTTGCTACTGCATCGCATGCCATCAATACTGGGACTCTTTTCTCTGTTTTTTACAGGCCAAG gacAAGTCGGTCTGAGTTCCTTGTGAGTGTGAATAAATATTTTGAAGCTCAAAATCACAAGCTCTCAGTTGGCATGAGGTTTAAAATGAGGTTTGAGGGTGAGGAAGTTCCAGAAAGAAG ATTCAGTGGGACCATTGTTGGTGTTGAAGATAATCCATCATCTAGATGGCCTGATTCTAAATGGAGATCTCTTAAG GTTCAATGGGATGAACCATCTTCAATCGTGCGTCCTGATAGGGTTTCACCATGGGAGATAGAAGCACTTGTCACTTCAACACCTCAAATACTCCAGCCTCCACAAAGGAACAAGCGTGCACGCCCAGCAAATTTACCTCCATCGATATCTGAATTTTCTGCGCTAG GCACATGGAAATCACCTGTTGATTCTCCCTCATCGTTCCCATACTGTGATACATCCCGTGGGACAGATCTCTTCCCATCACCTAAACTCTCTTCTGGTTCAAAGGTTAACAACCTGGCTTACAGCGAGAATGGCTCCTTGCCTCCTGTTTCCAGTAGATCAATGTGTTGTTCTAATCAACCTGAAACAGACTCTACTGCACCTGTTAGTGAAAAGAAACAAGCTAATGGCTACAGGCTGTTTGGAATTCAGTTGATGGACCATTCGACTGTTAGAGATACTTCTCTTACTGCACCTCAACCTATGGTAGAAGATTGTCCGGTTCTATGTTTAGATTCTGAATCTGACCAGCACTCTGAACCATCAAACCCCACTAGATCTGAAGTTCCTGAAGTAAGCTTTGAGCACGAAAAATCGTCACTGAGATCTCCCAATGAGTCACACAGCAAGCAAATTAGGAGCTGCACCAAG GTTCACATGCAAGGGAAGGCAGTTGGGAGGGCAGTAGATCTTACACGGTTTGAGGGGTATGaagatctgctcaggaaatttGAAGAGATGTTTGAGATTAAAGGCGAACTGTGTGGATCAATCAAGAAATGGCAAGTTGTCTACACAGACGATGAGGATGATGTGATGATGGTTGGAGATGATCCTTGGCA TGAATTCTGCAACATGGTCAGAAAGATCAATATCTACACAATCGAAGAAGCAAAGATGCTCTCTCCCAAGATAAAGCTTCCCGTCAATGAAGTTAAGTCGAGCAAACCAGTATCAGATTCTTCTGTTGGCACCGAGGAACTGGTGTAA
- the LOC116032122 gene encoding mitogen-activated protein kinase kinase kinase 18-like has translation MSGGGYYSKCSVSRPVEWVKGKTVGSGSFGSVHLAMNKATGGLFVVKSAESEAGLQFLESEAEILESLDSPHVVKCIGKEMCGGGKKLNLFIEYMAGGSLADVTEQFGGKLDEMVIRLYTREILLGLKYLHENGIVHSDLKCRNVLLSSLGDVKLADFGCSKRVKQHSAAGIAGSPLWMAPEMIQGGGLDCASDIWSLGCTIIEMATGNLPWAGKISNPMAAVLRIACSDDRPNFPSHFSQQGLDFLEKCLERDPKKRWTAEQLLHHPFVLDKNLGNNSSFVAAEKYAASSPASVLDKSIFPETDYSDESSSDEEDEDEEDSPVPKPSGNRFFPFSMLCENKIGVSEQQLRFGEQWSGSEEEWITVRTS, from the coding sequence ATGTCAGGAGGAGGGTACTACTCCAAGTGCTCTGTTTCTAGGCCTGTGGAGTGGGTGAAGGGGAAAACGGTTGGGTCGGGGTCGTTTGGGAGTGTTCATTTGGCGATGAACAAGGCGACGGGGGGACTCTTTGTTGTGAAATCTGCGGAGTCAGAGGCTGGGCTGCAGTTCCTCGAGAGCGAGGCTGAGATTCTTGAGAGCTTGGATTCTCCCCATGTGGTGAAATGTATAGGGAAAGAGATGTGTGGGGGTGGGAAGAAACTCAATCTTTTTATTGAGTACATGGCCGGGGGGAGTTTAGCCGATGTGACAGAGCAATTCGGGGGGAAATTGGACGAAATGGTGATCAGATTGTACACTAGAGAGATTCTTTTAGGCCTAAAGTACCTCCATGAGAATGGGATTGTCCACTCTGATCTCAAGTGCAGAAATGTGCTCTTGAGCTCCTTAGGGGATGTGAAATTGGCTGATTTTGGATGCTCGAAAAGAGTAAAACAACATTCTGCTGCAGGAATTGCAGGGAGTCCATTGTGGATGGCGCCCGAGATGATCCAAGGCGGAGGGCTCGATTGTGCCTCGGATATATGGTCACTCGGGTGCACAATCATAGAAATGGCAACTGGGAATCTCCCCTGGGCAGGCAAGATCTCAAATCCAATGGCTGCAGTTCTCAGGATTGCCTGCAGTGATGACAGGCCAAATTTCCCCTCCCATTTCTCACAACAAGGTTTGGATTTCTTGGAAAAGTGCCTCGAAAGGGACCCGAAAAAGAGATGGACAGCAGAGCAATTGCTTCACCATCCCTTCGTTCTCGACAAGAATCTTGGAAATAACAGCAGCTTTGTCGCAGCAGAGAAATACGCTGCTTCTTCGCCCGCTAGTGTTCTCGACAAAAGTATCTTCCCCGAGACCGATTACTCAGACGAATCATCATCCGACGAAGAAGACGAAGACGAGGAGGATAGCCCAGTTCCAAAACCATCTGGCAAtaggttctttccattttcaatGCTATGTGAGAACAAGATTGGTGTCTCAGAACAGCAGCTTAGGTTTGGAGAGCAATGGTCTGGCTCTGAAGAAGAGTGGATCACTGTGAGAACAAGTTGA